The genome window GAGCTTCGGCAGCCGGCGTACCGGCCACTTCCAATCCGTATTCCACATTGCGAATCACGGAGCGGTGCGGCAGAAGACCAAAGTGCTGAAACACCATTGAGAGTTTGGAGCGCCGCACCTGCAGCAGCTCCTCCTTGCTCATTTTCATGATGTCCTGACCGTCAATCAGAATTTCGCCGCGCGTCGGATCGATCAGGCGGTTCAGGCAGCGGATTACCGTAGATTTTCCGCTGCCGGACAGCCCCATCAGAACGAAGATTTCTTTTTTGCGAATCTCGAACGAAGCGTTGTTAATCCCGATACCGCATCCGGTCTTGTCCAGAATCTTGTTTTTTGTCAGGCCCTTTTCAATCATCGGAAAAACCCGTTGCGGGTCGGGTCCGAAAATCTTAAACAGGCCATTGACCTTTATAATACTCATGAGCTCTCCCCGGTCTGAGATTAAAAATAGAAGCCGATATTGACATTAAAGCGGGTCGACCAGCCGTCATCACCGCCCTGGCCCAGACCATCAGTCCAGTTCGGCCCCAGCCACGGCTGGTTTTTTCCCGAAGCGATGTCGATATACGTAAAGAAGCGCCCCGCGGAAACAGAACAGCCCAGAATGTTCTGCATACTGTCTGAAAACGCATCATCATCTTTCTGCAGGATGCTGAAATCATTGTAGAACGTAAGCTTTGTGATCGGCCCCCACTCGACCGGAAGGCCATATGCCACACCTGCACTGTAGATGTTACCGGCGGCAGCCACATTATATGAATAATCATAGGACCCCATCGTAATGGTTCTTCCGCCGCCGGGATCACCGCTCAGCGCGGAATATTCATAACGAAGGGCTTCCAGCATCAGGTTCCATCGGCCGCAGGTTTCATTCAAATGCAGCGCAGCAGCATAGTGCGTTCCGTCATCACCGCTGTTTTCGTTGTGAAGTCCGCCCACCTGAAGCGAGGCTCCGAACTCACTGGTGTGGGTTTCGCTGTGCTCAACCGTATATGCAACGCGAATGTTTCCCTGATGCTGTTCTTCCGTACCGGCACCGCCTTCATCCACCGGATCGATTGAATAACGGGCGCTGTCGTCGCTGTCGCCGCCCCAGCTGCCTTCGTCTTCCACATAGTAGGCCAGCTGAACATTCCACGGACCGCTGTCGCGAATATATTTCACACCGAAATCATAGTCATCCTCGAGGCCGACATAGTAGGCCATCTGGAAAAAGTAGTTATGCGATGCCCAAGGAAGGATCCCGAAAGGAACCTGATGCACCCCGACCTGCACCTGCCAGTCCTTTTCCTCCCAGCCCAACCAGCCGTGATGGAGCATATGGTAGTCATGCCCGTCGGCATGCTTGTCCCGGTAATAACGGTATTCGAGAGAACCGATCAGGTTATTGGTCTTCAGGTCGAGATTGATTCGCAGAGTATCCAGACCGAACTCGCCCTGCTCCTTGTAGTCTTCATCCCAATCCCGATAGGAATAGTTGACACGGGCAGCACCACCGATACGTACCGGCCCGGCATAAAGCCCGTCTGTCGCAAACGACGACGACGACAAACAAAGTAAAAATGAAACAATAAAATAATACGTGCTTTTTTGTGTGTTCCGGTTTTGTTTAAACAGCAAACCAACTCTCCTTTTGTGTGTTTTTTCTCCGCTATTTTCTGAATCAGAAACAGAATATCCCAACAGAATCAGTTCTGCCGGAACCCTCTGTTATACGGATGAGCGAAACACACGCAAGGGTTTATCCAGTTTTTCTGCAACGGAAAACCCTAAAAAACATTAATAAAAACCGCTATTTTACAGCCGCGCCGCTGGCCGGAAGTTCGCCATCAACGGTGATCAGACGAAGCTCTTTGCCGACCGACGCACACAGCAGCATGCCCTGGGATTCAACGCCGCGGATTTTGGCCGGCTTCAGGTTGGCGACAATCACAATTGTTTTTCCGACCACCTCTTCCGCGCTGTAGTGCTGGGCAATACCGGCGATCAGCTGGCGTTTTTCTTCGCCGACCTCCACCTGCAGCTTGAGCAGCTTGTCCGCACCTTCCACTTTTTCAGCTTCCAGAATTTTGGCTGTGCGCAGTTTCACGTTCATGACATCGTCGTAGGTGATAACGCCTTCGGGCTTTTCCTGTTTCTCAGTCACTGCATTTTCCTTTTCAGATGGTTTCGGCGGCTTCTCTTCTTTCGGCAGCTCCACCCTCGGGAACAGGGGATCCGTTTTCGGGACCTCGCTCCCGGCTTTAATGACCCCAAACACGCGGAGGTGTTCCATATCGGGCATGCCAAGACCAAACAGCGTACGCAGTTCTCCCATGCGCTCAGGCATGACGGGATACAGCAGCGCAGAACTGACACGCAGCGCCTCAGCCGCCACTGCCAGAGTTGTTTCCACCTCTTCCGTCCTGCCCTCTTTCGCGAGGGTCCACGGCTGTTTGATTTCGAAATACTGGTTCACCTTGCGGACGGCGGCGAGCACCGAAGCAATGCCGCCGTTCAGGTGCATGGAGCCGATACTCGCTTCCATGTCCGTCACCGCCTGCTGCACGGCATCCCACAGTTCTTTTTCAGGACCGTCGGCAACAGCATCGTTTCCAATGGCTGGAAATTTCCCGTCACAATAGCGTCCCAGCATGTTGGAGGTGCGGCTGAGCAGGTTCCCGAGGTCGTTGGCGAGATCTGAGTTGTAACGACGCACAAAGGCTTCCTCCGTGAAAGAGGCATCCTGTCCGAGCGTCATTTCCGCAATCAGGAAATAGCGGAAGGCATCGACGCCGTAGCGGTCAATCATTTCCATGGGGTTGACCACATTGCCGAGACTCTTGCTCATTTTGGTGCGACCGGTCAGCCACCATCCGTGAGCGAAAACCGTTTTGGGCAGCTCAACCCCCATGGCCTTGAGCATGGTCGGCCAATAGACAGTATGCGTGGTGAGAATATCCTTCCCGATCAGCTGATGATTAACCGGCCACCATTTTTTGAACATGTCGTCATCGGATTTATAGCCAATGGCGGTGATGTAGTTCAGAAGCGCATCGAACCAGACGTAGGTGACAAAATCGCTGTCAAACGGAAGCTCAATGCCCCACGCCAGACGGCTTTTCGGACGGGAAATACAGAGATCCTGAAGCTCATTGTTTTTCAGGAACCCGAGCGTCTCGTTGGCACGGAAATCGGGCTGAATGAATTCAGGATGGGTTTCGATGTATTCGATGAGCCACTGCTGATAGTGGCTCATCCGGAAAAAATAATTGGTTTCGACGATGGCATCGACTTTTCGCCCGCACTCGGGGCAATTGCCCTCAACGAGATCTTTTTCCGTAAAGAAGCGTTCGCAGCCGACGCAGTACCACCCCTCGTACTCTGCGCGATAAATTTCATCACGATCATAGAGATCCTGAAGAACCTCCTGCACAAT of Tichowtungia aerotolerans contains these proteins:
- the metG gene encoding methionine--tRNA ligase, encoding MSAKSGKFFRNLYSVRDMDTKYYVTTPIYYVNDKPHIGHAYTTILADVLANYHRLLGTPTYFLTGTDEHGQKVQQAAEKNGISAQEQCDQTVVRFQELWKRLEISNDDFIRTTEYRHKKIVQEVLQDLYDRDEIYRAEYEGWYCVGCERFFTEKDLVEGNCPECGRKVDAIVETNYFFRMSHYQQWLIEYIETHPEFIQPDFRANETLGFLKNNELQDLCISRPKSRLAWGIELPFDSDFVTYVWFDALLNYITAIGYKSDDDMFKKWWPVNHQLIGKDILTTHTVYWPTMLKAMGVELPKTVFAHGWWLTGRTKMSKSLGNVVNPMEMIDRYGVDAFRYFLIAEMTLGQDASFTEEAFVRRYNSDLANDLGNLLSRTSNMLGRYCDGKFPAIGNDAVADGPEKELWDAVQQAVTDMEASIGSMHLNGGIASVLAAVRKVNQYFEIKQPWTLAKEGRTEEVETTLAVAAEALRVSSALLYPVMPERMGELRTLFGLGMPDMEHLRVFGVIKAGSEVPKTDPLFPRVELPKEEKPPKPSEKENAVTEKQEKPEGVITYDDVMNVKLRTAKILEAEKVEGADKLLKLQVEVGEEKRQLIAGIAQHYSAEEVVGKTIVIVANLKPAKIRGVESQGMLLCASVGKELRLITVDGELPASGAAVK